The Fragaria vesca subsp. vesca linkage group LG2, FraVesHawaii_1.0, whole genome shotgun sequence genome includes a window with the following:
- the LOC101307087 gene encoding abhydrolase domain-containing protein 4-like, translating to MNLRRLSFRMAEEISRSASDLRPSASTAAVAAAATESKSKYFWPSVLRWIPTSTDHIIAAENRLLSIVKTPYVVERVNIGSGPPGSNVRWFRSASNEERFINTVTFDSKDESPTIVMVHGYGCSQGFFFRNFDALASRFRVIAIDQLGWGGSSRPDFTCKSTEETEAWFIDSLEEWRKAKNLSNFILLGHSFGGYVASKYALKHPEHIKHLVLVGPVGFSSAEDARNERIMQFKTTWKGAIINHLWESNFTPQKLIRGLGPWGPKIVRGYTNSRFGARDAGTTLNEHEAQLLTDYMYHTLAAKASGELCLKYIFSFGAFARKPLLQSAPEWKVPTTFIYGYQDWSNYQGAQEARKDMKVPCEIIRVPEAGHYVFIDNPEGFHSAVFHACRRFLSPDPDNESLPEVYMYLL from the exons ATGAACCTGCGTAGACTCTCTTTCAGAATGGCCGAAGAAATCTCCAGGTCCGCCTCCGACCTCCGACCCTCTGCCTCCACCGCCGCCGTCGCCGCCGCCGCCACAGAGTCAAAGTCAAAATATTTCTGGCCCTCCGTCCTCCGCTGGATCCCCACCTCCACCGATCACATCATCGCCGCCGAGAATCGCCTCCTCTCTATCGTCAA GACTCCGTATGTGGTGGAGCGGGTCAATATCGGGTCGGGCCCGCCCGGGTCGAACGTGAGGTGGTTCAGGTCTGCAAGCAATGAGGAGAGGTTTATCAACACGGTCACTTTTGACAGCAAAGACGAGTCTCCTACTATTGTGATGGTTCATGGATACGGTTGCTCGCAAGGTTTCTTCTTCAGGAACTTTGATGCTCTGGCGAGTCGGTTCAGGGTTATTGCTATTGATCAACTTGG CTGGGGTGGATCAAGCAGACCCGATTTTACATGCAAAAGCACTGAAG AAACCGAGGCATGGTTTATTGATTCTTTGGAAGAATGGCGGAAAGCCAAAAATCTCAGCAACTTTATATTACTTGGACATTCATTTGGTGGCTATGTTGCATCCAAGTATGCTCTAAAG CATCCGGAGCACATTAAGCATTTGGTTTTAGTGGGTCCTGTTGGTTTCTCCTCGGCAGAAGATGCAAGGAATGAACGGATCATGCAGTTCAAAACAACATGGAAAGGAGCAATTATTAACCATTTGTGGGAGTCTAATTTTACTCCTCAGAAATTAATCAG AGGGTTAGGGCCTTGGGGTCCAAAGATTGTTCGGGGTTACACAAATAGTAGATTTGGCGCTCGTGATGCAGGGACCACCCTGAATGAGCATGAAGCCCAACTGCTAACAG ATTACATGTACCATACTTTAGCTGCCAAAGCAAGTGGAGAGTTGTGCTTGAAATATATTTTTTCTTTCGGAGCATTTGCTCGGAAGCCTCTTCTTCAGAG TGCACCAGAGTGGAAAGTTCCAACTACCTTTATTTATGGCTATCAAGATTGGAGTAATTATCAAGGGGCTCAAGAAGCTCGCAAGGATATGAAGGTCCCGTGTGAGATTATTAGAGTTCCTGAG GCGGGACACTATGTATTCATAGACAATCCGGAGGGTTTCCATTCAGCTGTTTTCCACGCTTGCCGGAGATTTCTGTCACCTGACCCAGACAATGAATCCTTGCCTGAAG TATATATGTATTTGCTATGA